Sequence from the Bryobacteraceae bacterium genome:
ATGTCTGCATCCGCTGCGGAGCCGCCCACCCTGCCGATTGGCTCGCCATTCACGCAAGCATCCACGGCCGCCCCCGTCGCAATGCTTGCCCAAAATGCGGAACAACCAACTTCTGGACCCCGGACTCCCGAACGTCATCCTCCAGAACGTCTCGGCCGCCGGGTGCGCGAGTTGCGGAAACTCGGACGTAGCGCTTCCACGCGTCGCGAAAGTCCACGACGCCATCAACCGCAACGTCGCCAGCAGCCCTCGAAGTGGGAAACCGGGCAGCACCGCATCGGGCCCTCCACGGACCGCCTCATCCGCCTCCTGGCCGGCGCCCTCAGCCGCCAATCGGGTCTTGAACTCACCGCCATCGCTCACCACCTGCCCTCCATCCGTGACGAATCCGGAAAAGAATATCAGCTGCATCTCGGCGTCGAATCACTCTGCCCGGCCTTTGTCGCCGTTTCACGCGCCGCGTACCGCCCACGCGCGTCAACAGTGGCCGCTCCGCGTTCGGAACTGGACGAGCCCCTCCTGCTCGGTCTTCTCGGCTACGCCACGCGCCAATTAGCCGGCCTTCAACGAATGGGTTTGCGGCTAGGCAATCTGAATTTGCGAGCCCGCGTGAACACGCAGGCGCAGTCAAACACCAGCGCGCCAAAAACAAAACCCCCACAAATTGTTTGATACACTGAGCAGGGGTTCTCCCCCGAACCAGGAGTACCGTCATGACCCACCGCCTCCCCCTGGGCCTCGTGCTTGCCGTCTCTCTCTGGGCCGTCACCACCTCGAGCCTTCAACGCCGGCTCGCCGAATCCGCCCAGACCCTTCAGGACATCATGCAGTCCTCGGACCGCACCGTCCCGCAATCGCTCCTCGACAAGAGCGAATGCGTCATCATCGTCCCCGGCCACAAGAAAGGCGCCTTCCTCATCGGCGCGGAGTATGGCCGCGGCTTCGCAACCTGCCGCTCCCAGGGCGCCGGTTGGTCCGCCCCCGCCGCCGTACGCCTTGAGGGCGGCAGCTTCGGCTTCCAGGCCGGCGGGCAGGAAACCGATATCGTCATGCTCGTCATGAACCGCCGCGGCGCAAAACGACTCATGAAAAGCCAGTTCACTCTCGGCGGCGACGCGGCCGTAGCCGCTGGACCCGTTGGCCGCACCGTCGAAGCCTCCACCGACGCCCTCCTCACCGCCGAAATTCTCACATGGTCCCGTACCCGCGGACTCTTCGCCGGCGTCTCACTACAAGGAGTCACTCTCCGCCACGACCGTAAAGCCAATGAAGAACTCTACGGCCAGCCCTGGTCCACCAGTGACGTCGTCTTCAGCGGACTCGAGCCCTCTCAAGCCGCGCTCCCGCTGATGAATCTGCTCAACCGCTATTCGAGCCGGCCCGTCCGTTAGAGGTCGCAACCCTTCTCAAGGAGGTACCTGATGAAACGTGTTTTCCCCATTCTGCTAGCTGTGTCGTCGCTCGCCCTAGGCCAATCCGTCAACGACACCACCAAACGCCTCGACGCCGCCGAGGCCGTCGTCCGTGAAGTGATGGACACCCCAGACAAAGCCATCCCGCAAAACCTGCTCGACAAGGCCGAATGCGTCGTCGTCGTGCCAGGCCTCAAGAAAGGCGCCTTCGTCATCGGCGCCAAGTACGGACGCGGCTTCGTCACCTGCCGCTCGAAAGGCGGCCAGGGTTGGTCGGCCCCCGGCGCGGTCCGCGTGGAAGGCGGCAGCTTCGGCTTCCAGATCGGCGGCTCGGAAATCGACGTCGTCATGCTCGTCATGAACCAGCGCGGAGCCGAACGTCTGCTCTCGAGCAAGTTCACCGTCGGCGCCGACGCCATGGCCGCCGCCGGACCCGTCGGACGCACCGCTCAAGCCGAAACCGACGCCACCATGCGCGCCGAAATCCTAACCTGGTCCCGCTCCCGAGGCCTCTTCGCCGGCATCTCGCTCCAGGGCGCCACCCTCCGCCAGGATGGCGACGGCAACCAGGAACTCTACGGCAAGGAAGGCAACAATAAGGACATCGTCCTCGGCGGCCAAGCCGTCCCGCCCGCCGCCAACAAGCTCATCTCCCTGCTCAACAAGTACTCCAGCCGCCAAACGAAATAGGACTCCCCCCGCTGGGCGCAACCAAACCCGCTGCCGGAAGCGTCTATGCTGACAGGCAGCGGTTCCATGATGCAACTAGTAGTACTTTTCTGTCTCCTCGCCACCTCCCTCGGCGCGCAGCCGGGCCGCCGGCCGCCCACTCGCGGACCCCAATCCCGTACTTCACCCCAGGCAAACACCGCTACCAGCGCCACCCGCCCCGAGGACCTCGCCGCGCTCACCGGCTCCGTTCGCGACAAATCCACCGGCGAACCCCTTCGCAAAGCCACTATCACCCTCTATTCGCTCAACGCCCGCGCCGCCTCTCGCGGACCCGCCCGGCCTGCCACCACCACTACGGACGCCGCCGGCAACTACGTCTTCACCGGCATCGAACCCGGCCGCTACCGCCTCTCCGCCAGGCGCAACGGATACGTCCCGCGTTCCTTCGGCGCCGGCTCCTCCGGCACCCCCGTTACCCTCGCCCCGGCCCAGAAGCTCGGCTCCATTGACTTTCAACTCGTCCCGCACGCCGTCGTCACAGGCCGCGTCGACGACGAAGACGGCGACCCCGTCGTCCACGCCAGCGTCCAGCTCTTCCGCTACGTCTACACCGACCGCGGCAAGACTCTCCGTACAGCCGGCGCCGCCCAAACTAACGATCTCGGCGAGTACCGCATTTTCGGCGTCGGCCCCGGCAAATACTATCTCCAGGCCGCCTATCGCCGCGGCCCCGTCGACACCGGTCCGGCACGTCCCGGCGAAGCCGACGAGGATTACGTTCCGGTCTACTACCCCGCCGCCACCAGCATCGAGTCCGCCACGCCCATCGAAATCGCCGCCGGCGCCGCCGCCCGCGGCGTCGACGTCCGCCTCAGCAAAGCCCGCACTTACCGCGTCGCCGGGCGCGTCACCGGCGGACCCTCCGAAGGCCGACCCGGCAGCGTGATGCTCCTGCGCCGCGCCACCCCCGGAGCCGGATACTTCGAAGAGCAGCGCTTCGGCGGCCGGGGCTCATCCTGGAATTCCCGCACCGGCGCTTTCGAAATCCGCAACATCACGCCCGGTTCGTATACCCTCATCGCCCGCTCGGACCGCGGCCGTGAAGAGCGCTGGAGCGCCAGCGTCCCCATCGAAATCGGCAACGCCGACCTCACCGGTCTCGACCTCGCCCTCCAGTTGTCCCAGCCGGTCACCGGCGCCGTCCGCATTGAGGGCGAGTCCACCGTCGATCTCTCCAGGCTCCGCATCGCCTTCGCCGACCCCGGCGGCCGCGGCGGCGCTTCCGGCGGCTACGGCGAAGTCGACGCCGAAGGCAGGTTCGAGGTCCGCGGCGCCGGAGCCGGCGCCTTCGACGTCAATATCTTCCCGATGCCCGCCGGCCACTACCTCAAGGCTGTCAAAATGGGCGAACGCCAACTCGACGGAAACACCCTCGACCTTCCCGGCGGCGCGCCCATGTCCGGCATCGAGATCGTCCTCAGCGCCACCGCCGCCACCATCGAGGGGGTCGCCGTCGACCGTCGCGGCGAACCCGCCGCCGGCGCATCCATGCTCATCCTACCGCCCGCGAACGACCCCCAGCGCGACCGCCGCCAGTTCCGCGCCACTGCCGACCAGAACGGCCACTTCCAGATCTCTGGAATCCCTCCCGGCGACTACCGCGTCTACGCCTTCACCGGCGCCGAGGACGGCGAAGACCGCGACCCCGACCTGATCGCCAAATTCGAAAGCGACTCTGAAAAGATCACGCTGAAGGACTCCGCCCGCGAAGCCAAGCAGGTCAAGGCCATCGCCCTCGACCAGTAACCTCTACGGTTCCCGCTCCGGCCCCTTTGTCACAAATGCTGTCGAAGCAGCACTACTCAAGCTCCTCGACCCGCGCGGTCAACCCGCCCCGCGCCAGCCGCACCCGAACCCGACCCCCCACCGCCGCATCGGCCGAGTCCCGCACCACCCGCCCCTCCACCGTAACAATCGCGTACCCGCGCGCCAGGATCCGCACCGGACTCAGCGTCTCCAGCCGCGCCCCCGCCCTCTCCCAGCGCAGCCGCCAGCCTGCCAGACGTCCCCCCATCGCCCGCTCGCCTCCCTGCCGCGCCGCCTCCACCTGGCCACGCAACGCCGCAATCCGCACCCGCGGATCCACCGCCCCCATCCGGTCCCGCAGCCCCTGCCACCGCCGCATCGCCTCCGCGACACGCACACGCGGCGACGCCCTCTCGAGCCGCCCCGCCAGCACCGCCAACCGCCGTTCCGCCGCCCGCAACCCGCCCGCCACCGCCCGAATCGACCTCCCCTCGCACTCGTCTACCCGTTGCGACGCCCGCCCGATCCGACGCGCCACCGTCGCCTCCGCCCGGTCCGCGCCCCGCCCCTCCAGATGCGCCTTCTTTCGCGCAACGATCAGACCCATCGCCCGGTCCAGATGCCGCCGCCCGCTCTCGATCCGCGCCAGCACGTCCGCCTGACTCGGCACAACCAGCTCGGCCGCCGCCGAAGGCGTTGGCGCCCGCAGATCCGCCACGAAATCGGCGATCGTGAAATCCGTCTCATGTCCCACCGCCGATACCACCGGCGCCGAACACCCAACTATCGCCCGCGCCACCGCTTCTTCATTAAATGTCCACAAATCTTCGAGCGATCCCCCGCCTCGCCCCACGATCACCACGTCCGCCCAACCGGACCGGCTGAAGTACTCAAGCCCCTCCACCACGCCGCCCACCGACCCCTCGCCCTGCACCAGCGCCGGATACAGCCGCACGTGTGCTCCCGGCCACCGCCGGCGCAGAATATTCACCATGTCCCGGATCACCGCCCCGCTCCGCGACGTCACAATCCCGATGCGGCGCGGAAACGCCGGCAGCGGACGCTTCCGCCCCGCGTCGAACAACCCCTCCGCTTCAAGCCGTTTCTTCAACTGCTCGAACGCCGCCTGCAGCGCGCCCGCCCCCTGCGGCTCCAGCCAGTCCACTAGCAACTGATACTCGCCCCGCGGCTCGTAAACGTCCACCCGTCCCCGCACCAGCGCCGCCATCCCCTCCGTCGGCCGGAACTTCAGCAGCCGCAGCGTATTCCGGAAACACGCCGCCCGGATCTGCGCGCCCGAGTCCTTCAAATTGAAGTACGCGTGCCCGCTCGCGGCCATCTTCAGGCCCGAGATCTCCCCCGAGATCCACACGTCGCTGAACGTCCGGCCAAGCAAATTACGGATCCGAAAAGTTAACTCCGATACTGTCAGGGTTTCCCGTCCGGGGCCCCACTCAAGCCTGATCTGCTCCATAACAATTTTCGATTTGACCGCCGCCCGGCGATCTTCTATGCTGACACTTTACGAACCCTGCCGTAAACCGGCCTGCACCGGCGCCGGCGCGGCCCCGTAAACCGGCACTACCCGGCCCAAACCGGCAACCCGGGAAAGCCCGCCACATCAAATCCCAGGGAGGATCGATGACCCCGAAAGAAGTTCTAGACTTCGCCAAAAGCAATAACGCCAAGCAGTTGGATCTGCGCTTCACGGATCTGCCTGGTCTGTGGCAGCACATTTCCTACCCCATCACGCAGTTGTCGGAAGATTCCTTCGACGATGGCTTCGGCATCGACGGTTCGAGCATCCGCGGTTGGGCGGCCATCAACGAGAGCGACATGCTCCTCATCCCCGACGGCGCCACCGCCATGATGGACCCCTTCACCGAAGTCCCCACCCTCGTCATGATCGGCACCGTGATCGACCCGATCACCCGCCAGAGCTACGAACGGGACCCCCGCCACATCGCCAGGAAGGCCGAATCCTACCTCAAGACCACCGGACTCGGCGATACCGCCTTCTTCGGCGCCGAAGCCGAATTCTTCGTCTTCGACAACATCTGCTTCGATCAAAACGCGCACGAAGGCTACTACCACATCGACGCCGAAGAGGGCCGCTGGAACTCCGGCCGCAAGGAGAACAACCTCGGCTACCGTCCGCGCCACAAGGAAGGTTACTTCCCCGTGCCGCCCATGGACCACTACCAGGATCTCCGCGCCGAAATGGTCGAGACCCTCATTAGCTGCGGCCTCGAGATCGAGTGCCACCACCACGAGGTCGCCACCGCCGGCCAGTGCGAAATCGATCAGCGCTTCAACACCCTCATCAAGTCCGCCGACAACATGATGCTCTACAAGTACGTGATCAAGAACGTCGCGTACCAATACGGCAAATCGGTCACCTTCATGCCCAAGCCCATCTTCGGCGACAACGGCTCCGGCATGCACACCCACCAGAGCATCTGGAAAGACGGCAAGCCCCTCTTCGCCGGCGACGGCTATGCGGGCCTCTCGCAAATGGCCCTCTGGTACATCGGCGGCCTGCTGAAGCACGCCCGCGCTCTCTCGGCCATCATCGCGCCCACCACCAACTCCTATAAGCGGCTCGTACCCGGCTACGAAGCCCCGGTGAACCTCGCCTACTCCCGCCGCAACCGCTCCGCCGCCGTCCGCATCCCGATGTACTCGGCCAGCCCCAAGGCCAAGCGCGTCGAGTTCCGCCCGCCGGATCCGAGCGCCAACCCCTACCTCGCCTTCGCCGCCATGCTCATGGCCGGCCTCGACGGTATCCTCAACAAGATCGATCCGGGCGAATCCCTCGACAAGGACATCTACGATCTCAGCCCCGAGGAGATGAAGCTCGTTCCGTCGATGCCCGCTTCGCTCGACGAAGCCCTGAGCTGCCTCGACGAAGACCACGCCTTCCTTCTCAAGGGCGACGTCTTCACCGAAGAGCTCGTCGAAACCTACATCGGCTACAAACGCAAGGCCGAAGCCGAAGCCGTCCGGCTGCGCCCGCATCCGTACGAGTTCGCGCTCTACTACGACATCTAGCCAATCACTGCTGTTGCTTGTTTCCGGGCGGGACGCGCTTCACAGCCGTCCCGCCCGTTTTGTCATATCCTGAACATCGATGGCCCGAGTCGTACAGTTGAACATCTCGCCCGGCGGCCTGCCCAAACGCCCCATCCTCGAGGCCCGCGTCACCCCGCTCGGCATCGCTGGCGATGGTCACAACCATCCGCACGTCCACGGCGGCCCCAGGCAGGCGCTCCTCCTCATCTGCCGCGAAGTCGTCGACTGGTTCGCCACCCACGGCTACCCCGTCTACTACGGCGCCATGGGCGAGAACATCACAACCGAAGGCCTCGACCCCCGCTCCCTCCGCGCCGGCCAGCGCTACCGCATCGGCGGCGAAGTCGTCATCGAACTCACCAAGCCGCGCGGACCCTGCCGCGCCCTCGACGTCTACGGCGGCGACTTCCGCTCCCTCGTCTGGGACCAACGCGTCAAAGCCGGCGACATCACTACGCCCGTCTGGGGCAAGAGCGGCTTCTACGCCTCCGTCGTCACTCCCGGGCTGGTCCTCCCCGGCGCTCCCATCAGCCTTCTCGAGGACCTCGCATGAGCCTCTCCATCGACCCCGCCCACCACTCCGACGCCGCCCTCATCCTCGAGTTCATCCGCAAACTCGCCGCCTACGAAAAACTCTCCCACGAAGTCGTCGCCACCGAAGACGGACTCGTACGTTGGCTCTTCGGCCGCAACGCCGTCGCCGAAGCCATCATTGCCCGCTGGCACGGCCGCCCCGTCGGCTTCGCCATCTTCTTCACAACGTTCTCCACCTTCAACGGCTGCCCCGGCCTCTACCTCGAAGACGTCTTCGTCGACCCCGAACATCGCGGCAAAGGCATCGGCAAAGGGATCCTCCGCCACCTCGCGCAGATCACCGTCACCCGCGGCTACCGACGGCTCGAATGGTCCGTCCTCAACTGGAACGAACCTTCCATCCGCTTCTACGAAAGCCTCGGCGCCAAGCCCAAGGACGATTGGACCGTCTACCGCCTCGACGGCGACGCCCTCGCCCAACTCGCCGAATGAACCCGGGCCCATGAACTCGCGATGATGCCGCGCATCCTCATCGTCGACGCCGACAACAACCCCACCGGCTCCGCCACCCGGGCAGAAATGCGCGCGCAAGGCCTCTGGCACCGCGCGACCTACATCTTGATCTTCAACCGTCAAGGCGAACTCTACGTCCAGAAACGGACCGACACCAAGGACGTCTATCCCGGTTGGTTCGATCCCGTCACCGGCGGCGTCGTCCACGAGGGCGAGTCCTGGGACGAATCCGCCCGCCGCGAACTCGCCGAAGAGATGGGCGTCGAAGGCATCCCGCTCGAACACCTGTTCGACTTCCCCTTCGAGCACGAAAACATGCGGGTCTGGGGCCGGGCGTATCGATGCCAATGGGACGGCGAGGTGGTTCCCCAACCCGAAGAGGTCGAGTACGTCGAAACGATGACCCCCGCCGCCATCCTCTCCGGCGAAGGACCCTTCACGCCCGACGGCCTCTACGTCGTCCGCCGCCACTGCATCCAGGAGATCGAAAACCCGCGCGACGGCACGCAACTCGTCCTCATCCCCGAAGGCGAGTTCCTGGCCACGGAGAGGCGTCGCCGTATCCATCTGCCCGCCTTCTACCTCGCAAAACACGCGGTGACCAATCGGCAGTACAAGCAATTCAACCCCGATTGGCCCCGCGCCGACGAACATCCGGTAACCCAAGTCACCTGGCACGAAGCGCAGGCCTATTGCGAATGGGCCGGCCTCCGCCTCCCCACCGACCTCGAGTGGGAGAAAGGAGCGCGAGGCACCGAAGGCCGCCGCTACCCCTGGGGCGACGATTGGGACCCCACCCGCTGCCGTAACTGGTCCAACCACGGCCAAACCGGCACGTCCCCCGCTGCCGGGTACCCCAACGGAGCAAGCCCCTGGGGCATCCTCCAGATGGCCGGCAACACCTGGGAATGGTGCGCCGATCTTTGGGAAAAGGACAGCCCCTACCGCATCATTCGGGGCGGCTCCTGGCTCAACGATGAGCGAGACTACTTCCGCTGCATCCACCGCCAGCCCATGACCCCGCTCCGCCACGACGAGTTCCTGGGCTTCCGCTGCGCCCGCGACGCCTGACGCGGGCTATCATCAGGACAGGGGAGAGCCATGAGTACACGACGAAAGCTGTTACAACTTACATGGACGCTGCTTGTCCCGGCGGCTCTGGCCCAGAAAAAGGGCAAAGGCGGCAAGGGCGGCAAAAAGAAGCAAGGTGGCGCGAGCTTCGCGGCCGCCGAGGTAACCGTGATTCTGGACTACGTCCGGGCGAATCCCGACATGGTGCCGCCTGCCGCGCGGCAGTTGCCCCCCGGCCTGGCGAAGAATCTGCGTCGCGGAAAGCCCCTGCCGCCGGGTTGGCAAAAGAAGATGGGCGCGTTCCCGCCGCCCCTCGAAGGGCGCCTGCCGCCCCTCCCAGGAGGCTACCGCCGCGTGATCGTGGACCGCTGGGCGCTCGTCATCGCCGAGGCCACTAATACCGTACTGGACGTCATCGACCTGATCAAAAACTCGTAGGCTACGGAAATGCGACCCCTGCTTGCGGTGGCTCTCCTTCCCTGCGCCGTCTCGCCCGGCCGTCCGAATCGAACGTGGTCTTCGGGACCTATTCCGGCCTCGCCCTGCTGATGGATGTCTACGAGCCCACATCGCCCAACGGATACGGTATCGTCGTCATCCCGGGCAGCGGCTGGCATACGCCACGTACCTGCCGAAGCTCACCGCGGCGGGCTACACGGCGTTCGTGATCACCCATCGCGCCGCGCCCCGGTTTCACTACCCCGCCGCCGTCGAGGATGCGCAGCGCGCGGTTCGATTCGTGCGATATCACGCCGCGCGGTATGGGATCGACAAGGATCGCATCGGAGCATTCGGAGCGTCCTCCGGCGGCCACCTCGTCAGCATGCTCGGCACGCTCGACGGCAAAGGAAGAGCCGCCACCGAGGACCCGGTGGAGCGGCAAAGCTCCAAGGTCCAATGCGTCGTGGCGCTCTACCCAGTCACCGATCCCGCCAAGGTGGACACCTCGAACGGCCTGCAGGCCATCACATCGTTCATGCCCGCGCGTTTCGACCTCGATCGTTTTCGCGAAGCCGCGCCAGTCACCCACGTCACCGCCGACGACCCGCCGTTCCTGCTGATTCACGGCGACGGAGACAAAACCGTGCCGTTCAACCAGTCGGAGTTGATGGAGGCCGCGTTGAAGAACGTGAAAGTCCCCGTGAAGGATGGCAGTCGGGCGTCGGCCGTCGGAGTTCGGAGTCGTGGCGTGGTCTCCAGAAGGGAGATGGGTCGCAGCGGCTGGCGGAGACGGTGTTGTTTGGGTCTGGCGGGTTACTTCGGGACAGTGTAGGCTGCTCGAAGGGCATAGCGGGCGGGTGACCCATATTGCGTGGTCGCCCGATGGGCGGAGGAAACGAAATCGAAGCATCGTCGCCGCTGGCCATGGAGGGAGTTTACCGCAGCCCTCCCCGCCTCGCCGCCCGCATCCACAGGAACCCACTCCCGACTTCCCCCACGCCGATATCCTGAAAGTGCGGACGGCCCGCCCCAACCGCCGGCCTGGTTCATGATCGCGCCCCTCACCACTCAATTCAAAATCGACGCCGCCGGCGTCGCCCGGCCCGCCGGTACGCGCACCATGGTTAACGAAGTCATGCTGGACAGTCTGGTGCACGGTTGAGCCCGGAGGAGATCCACTTCCAGCACCCGCGCCTATCCCTCGCGCAAATTCATGGGGCCCTCACGTACTACTACGAACATCAGGCGGATCTAGACGCGCGCATCGCCGATTCGGCGCGGGAACACTCCGCGCCCGAGACAGCGCAGCGCCGCTCCGAACTGCAGCACCGCTTGGCTGACCTGAAGCGCGTCCATTGAGCGTCCCCTTCTACATGGATGTGCATGTGCCGCGAGCCGTGACGACGGCACTGCGCCTGCGGGGAATCGATGTCCTCACCGCACAGGAAGACGGCGCAAGTTGGTTCGACGCGGAGCCGCTCGCACGGGCAACTTCCCTCAATTCGTCGCGGACCTCGCTCTCATAGCAACCGCCACGCCCCCGGAGGAATGTCTGAATGCCGTTGTGTTTCTCCCGCTCTGAACGCGTCGTAAACGTGCGCCTGGAGGTGGCATCTACAGCCAGACGATGTTGCAGTCGGACCAACTGGCCTTCGTCCGCCCATCGGGCGATCAGGCCAAGACCCGCATTCAGAACGAAGTTCAGGAACCGTCGGCGTCGGCCATGGCCAAACCGGCGGGGAGGTCGCGCCGGCGTCAAAAGAACGCGTCCATCCACATCGCAAGCGTCTGATCGTGCCAGGATACCCGGGCGCTGAGGTAGGGCCGCATCTCCTCCACGTACCGCGCCCGGAGAATCACTGGATCGAGAAAGCCGGAACGCGCCAGATACTCCTCGTCTTGGCGGTCGCGTTCAAAGTGGCGTTCGAGCTTCGTCAGCGCCAGGTCGTGTGCCTCTAGTACGGCAAGCCGAAGATGCTGCCAGCGGAGAGAGTACAACGGGCGAAGCCTGGATTCGTAACCCTCGGGAACAGACGCGACGGTGACGACGTCCAGATAGACGCCGTGTCTGTCGGCTGGCGGGGACTCCTGGCCGGCCACTTCCTGGAGATGCCCCGCCGCTCCATCGGGAAGCACGGAGATCACGTCGATGTCAGCGGTCGCCCTTTCCAGTCCGTACGCCTGGACCACCGCGAAGCCGCCCATGCAATGCAGAGTAGTCACTTCAGTGAGCAAGTCATCGACGTCATTCAGGAACGAATGACCAAGGCTCGACTGGAGCATCGCGGTCCCGAGTAGAGTCAGGCGGCATGAGTCAGTTGATCCGCCGTCAGGGTCGTGAGCAGATTCCAATGCGCCGCCGCCGCCGGACGGTGCTCGCGAACCCAATCCCGTTCGGCGGACGACATCGACTCGCGGCACAACGTGCCCTCGGCCGCCAGCCGCGATCGTTCCAGGCCTGTCAACGTGTCGGCAAGCGCGGCCTCGGCATCCGGCTTCGCGAGCGTCAACGCAAGACACACCACGTAACCGAGGCGGTTCTGTAGATTCAGCAGACGGCATTGCGCGGTGAGCCACTCCCTGTCGAGATCCGGGAACCCGGCCAGCACCCAAGGCAGCGCCTCAACCAGGCGCACATCCAGATCCTCATTCGCTAAAGCGGTCGCCACAACAAGCGCCGGATTCATCGGTTTGGCCGCCCTTTTCCAGTACGCGAACCCAGGATAGGCCAAGAAAGACAATTGCGCCGTCAACTCGCGCGGGTCCAGTGGCGTAAGCCGCGCATCGAGGGCGGGCAACGGCAGCGCCACCGGGGAGAACTGGAAGTCCCGCACCGCCTTCAACGCGACCTTTGCGGGCACGGACCGTGTTCCACTCTCGAACTGCGCGTAGTAAGGCTGAGACACGCCGAGTTTGGCCGCTGCCTCTGCCTGTGTCCATCCACGAGCGAGTCGAGCTGTCTTGAGACCAGCGGGCTTCATCTGTCTCTATTATTGCAAATCTTGCAATGGACGCAAGCCGGCTCCCATCCGGCAACCGCCCCGTCGTATCAATGACTGGCGAGATCCCCCGGCACTCGAACATTTCCCGCTCGCCAATTTCCCCAACCCCCTCAAACCACACCACTTCCCAAACCCGATTTTGCGCGCCACCCCACCCCTCCCCCGAAACTCATCCCAGGCCGCGATCCCCGGCCCGCACGGCCCCGGTCGGCC
This genomic interval carries:
- a CDS encoding alpha/beta hydrolase — its product is MRWLSFPAPSRPAVRIERGLRDLFRPRPADGCLRAHIAQRIRYRRHPGQRLAYATYLPKLTAAGYTAFVITHRAAPRFHYPAAVEDAQRAVRFVRYHAARYGIDKDRIGAFGASSGGHLVSMLGTLDGKGRAATEDPVERQSSKVQCVVALYPVTDPAKVDTSNGLQAITSFMPARFDLDRFREAAPVTHVTADDPPFLLIHGDGDKTVPFNQSELMEAALKNVKVPVKDGSRASAVGVRSRGVVSRREMGRSGWRRRCCLGLAGYFGTV
- a CDS encoding helix-turn-helix transcriptional regulator; the encoded protein is MKPAGLKTARLARGWTQAEAAAKLGVSQPYYAQFESGTRSVPAKVALKAVRDFQFSPVALPLPALDARLTPLDPRELTAQLSFLAYPGFAYWKRAAKPMNPALVVATALANEDLDVRLVEALPWVLAGFPDLDREWLTAQCRLLNLQNRLGYVVCLALTLAKPDAEAALADTLTGLERSRLAAEGTLCRESMSSAERDWVREHRPAAAAHWNLLTTLTADQLTHAA
- a CDS encoding DUF6036 family nucleotidyltransferase encodes the protein MTTLHCMGGFAVVQAYGLERATADIDVISVLPDGAAGHLQEVAGQESPPADRHGVYLDVVTVASVPEGYESRLRPLYSLRWQHLRLAVLEAHDLALTKLERHFERDRQDEEYLARSGFLDPVILRARYVEEMRPYLSARVSWHDQTLAMWMDAFF